TACCGACATCGTGGAGAGATAAACTTTGGACAAATCAGCTCATCGGCTAATGAAGACATCCAACACCAGGACGCCTGCCAGATTGGGCTTAAAGTCTGATTGTGCTGATAGAGGGGTTTGTTAGTTGGCGATAATCAATCATGAAGTGAAGAACGTAGTGAGCAGGGGTGGTTGATTGGATGTACATCGCTGCGTGCATGAGTAGCTGTCCCAGAGAATTGGCAATGTTAGTCTCGTGGGCGAACCCCGGGCCAGAGAGGACAAACACAATTCCATTAATGAGTTGATAATAATGACCCATGGCTCAAAAGAGGTTCATCCTGGCCAGTGTGGATACCAAGAAATGTGGACCTGTAGGTATATTGAGACGAATGTGGAAGCATGGCACAATCGGATAAGTGAACGAGGACGACGTAAGATTGGCCAGGACCCGGTCATGATCCTTTCCAATCAGAGTCTCGAGAGCATGATTCAGAGAAAGGATTTAGCTCACCTCGTGGAATGAGGTAGTGGGATGGATTTAGTGTTTGCACATTTGGCCATGGGAGCGCCACTGTCAAACTTGATTTGTTGAAAATTATAATCCATCACTAAAATCCGGTGCATCGAGCCCAGGCTGGAAAAAGAAATCTTCTGTCTGTGATGTTGTAAGATATGTATATTATGTATTTTAAAGTGAAAAACTCTCTCAAGGTAACATTAACTAGACGACAACCCGCGCTGTTAGTGGAGAATTCGCTCGTTAAAACTTAGCCCTAACTCAAATTAGAGTTAGTGCTGACGTCTTTTTCATTTCTGATTGACACAAGCAGCTCTCATCCATGACCCCATCGTCCCACttcactacggagtacctctctaGTCAAGTACCCTCCGTTTCTTTGAAATTGGACTCTAGCCGATTCTGTGGTTCGCCCCAGGCACGAAGTACTGCTCCATAGATTTGCAACCAGATTCACAGTCTTAGGTCGATCCTTCCCCTCAAGGGAGACTGCTTGCATCTGAGCATGGTCGATCGTTTGCCTCAGATCTGTTTTGAAAGAACCAGGCACATCAGCGATCAGATACTACGGTGCACAGCATAAGTGCATTAGTCCGCAATTAAGTTCTGCAGACTTTGCAGAGTGCACACTACCCTAGTAGCTACATACACTTGGCCAGTTTAGTATCTCCGACCGAAGCGATGTTGCCAGGATTCTTAGACCAGGATCCTTGCAttaaaagtaaaaaaataaaagagaaaaaaaatttcaATCCCTGTCTTTTGTGGGTCAGGGGAAACTTCGTCGAAGCCGGTACTTCGCCTACAATTTGCAAGcaatctacggagtatctagTGTGCAATCATAGATTGCACCACTACTTGTTCACTAATGTAGGCTTGCTACATGGCCGTGGCTGCCCTGCAGCATTACATGATGTTCCACGGTCCCAGCAACATGGAGTCGACTCTCAGGTCTAAACTGACTGCGGAATCCGGCCACCCTTTCCGAGCATTACTGCGCCCGGAAAAAGTATGTTTCACCCAGTAAACGATCCAATATGCTAATATGCTAGCCAACTGGTGCTAGCCTTGTTGACGCCGGCCTCAGCTGGTGCTGATATATTCTTTCTCCAGTCTAGGCTCGAGGATGTGGGCATAGGACAAACCCCCTTATTATTGGTTGACAGCTGGTTCTGCCTTGATATCACTGAGTCAAACACTCTACGGGGCTTCTGGGTCCCTACAGTGATGGAAGGACTCGACGGTGTTTGAAGAAGATAACCTATCTACGGAGCTTCTGTATGCCTAACTAGCCTCTAAGCCTCCACCAGGAGGGCGGGGCATTCTTCCGGTAACGCGGCGCATGCTCATTCACGGTTACCACCTGGCATTGAGAGTCGAGACTCAGTCGCCATGGTAGTTTGATAGGTAATGGCGAGTCGCTTATCGAGTCACTAATAACCCGGCATAGGTGATCTCTGTCCTGCACAATATCTTTGCATGATACGCAATCACAGGGTGATCCGACAAGGTTTTCGACTTGAGAGAGCCCATAATGGCCCGATCGTTCTATATTGGTCGATGCTTAGcttttgatgatgtcgagtaATTCTCCGGCGTCTGGCCGTTGTGGAATAGGATGAAATGGTGGGTTTTCATCAACTCACATGAAACCCTAAGGCGCTATGGCTCAACGACCGAGTCCCATCCTGTTGTCGCCAAGTGACCCCTTTAAAAAAAAGCTATTTCAGAAAATTAAATCGCGCACACGAAGGAGTGAAGAACTCAGGAGCAGAAATTCTGGGTATATGCTTCTGATTCACGCCCCATTGATTCAATAGCTCGATGGCTAGGGCTAGCGAGAGGCCGGTTCCAACGGTGTCTTGGTTCTCTCAAACGGTATTCGGCTTTGGCAAGGTCGTATCACGTAGTAGTAGTGATACTGCGTGCCTGACGATCTGTTTACATTGTTCTCATTTGGCggtagagaaggaagaatagaTGTCCCACCAGTAGTCGCATGTTGCTTGACTTGGTCCCTCTAGAAGGCTTCAATAGCGCCGGAGGCTATATACCGGAATAGAACAAGAGCAGAATACTAACCTGCCATCCTACTCATCAAATGGTAATGGTCGGGATGACCGACAATGCTCCCTGCTCCACGCTCTCAATAATTGCAAGAGCCTGCCTGTCCTACTGAGACAGCTCCATCAAGGAGATTAATAGAGGCCCATTACAAGCTTGAATTAGCTGCCAGCTATATTAATGTTGTTCCAGAATGACTAATAGCATCGCAGTTTAGAGGCTGCTACATGCTACTCTCGGTTGTATGATGTCCGAAGGATGCTTGGAAGTTGCATAATGCCATCATTGAGCGCTAGAAATCAGTGGTGCATCtatctgtacagagtacccCCAAGCGAGTCAAGAGATTTCAAGTGGACGCTACATTGCTCAGCCTTATCGTTCGAAAGTCTCCAACAGGTTTCGAAATCAAAGGCTAGTGTACGAAGTAGTGAGTTAGCaccgtactctgtaggtgGTGAGCACTCCAGTATATTCATGAATAGTATATTGTTGTCATAGTTTTGCACTGCTCTGTGCTGATAACACTAAGGTATTTGTTCCTGATAATTTGGTGCACAGTGTCCAGACCTGTTTGCGTGATTCCATCTTATTGGCTGTACTGGAATTAGGTTCCACGCAATATACTTCGTTGTGGCAAGGCCGAGCCACGGGCAGACCATTTGCCAGACCAGCTCGCCCTCTCAATCTACCGAGTACCTCTCAGAAATCGGCCGTCTGCTGCCCGCATTCAGGACAGGTCTGGAACCCAACAAACTCTGTGAACAGTCAATTAGCGTTGAGAATCGGGATTATTCCATTGGCTTCAGATATAAATTCAAAGCGAAATGGGAGTAGTTGGTGAGACAAATAATCGCCTATAGCTCCGATCAAGGAATTTAGAGCACGTGAGAAGCCAAAGGGCCCAAGTGGACTTTTCTTTTAAACTACGGCATGCCTCAGGTTGTGAATGGCCATAGGAATACTTTTGCATACTAGCCTATGCACCTAAGTCTACAGGTTTGTATGTAGATTACATGCAGTCCACTCTTAAATCGGACCGGTCCCTGCCTGTATTCATCCCGACATTCTTCCCCCTCCCCAGATCACAAAGATATCAAAAGTGTGGAGATAGAGCTGTCCAGCTGTCCCATGGGGCTCGGTTTCTCCAAGTTGCACCAGTGTTTGACTCCGATCTTCCATCTCAGAGGCCAACTTCGCCGAAGATATCTGGATAGAGTCTGCCATCTGCTGAAGCTCCCTCTTTAGGAAAAGTCATCTCGGCGCACCCCTGTACATTTCATACAAGTCAGTTGCAACCGCGATTGTCATCAGCCAATCACCTATGCTTTATATGTCCCGCTTTTGATCGTCTAGCTTCCATGAGGAGGTTTTTGTGAATTTTGATTCGTCCATCAATGCTTATCACTGCTGCACTAGATCTGACCCCACGCTTAGCTGTAAATACAATACCAATACAACTGAGAGGTGATGGACAAGGATGTTGAACCCGGTGTCCTCCAGGTATCCGTCAGGATATCGAACTACTATAAACTGCTGCCAGCCGGATCGAGGTCCAAAGCTGATGTTGGATTtttctctccatcctcaacTGGACGCCTTTGGAGGTGATATATGCCAGCATCGGTCGGAATTCTTTGACAGTCGCCATCACTCTTACTGATTTGCTACTGTAATAAGAGCGCACCTCCACATACCCGTACACGTGCAGGACACAGCCAGTGGTATTCTACCTCACCATCCATCGACCTGGGTGTTCAAAGCTATCTCAATAATTCACCTGTGCCTCGATTATATTAATACTCGTCTTCGTCCGGTCGCTCTCTGATCGGTCTAATTTCGCCTGTTTTGTCTGATGGCATCGCCCGAAATGGCAGCGGTGGAAAACccggagaagatggctgcAGTTGAGGCCAGCGCAGAGGAACGTCCTTCGACGGAATTGGTCAATGCATCTGGTCATCGCCAAGAGCTCGAACGAAACTTCAGCTTGCTCAGTATTTGTGCCGTCGCTGTTACTACAGGAAACACATGGATTGCTCAAGGTGGCAGTCTAGTATGTTCACCCTTGGCAACCAATGCTGCCTAAAGAGATGAGCTGATGTGTAATTCGAGGTCACTGCTATGTATAATGGAGGACCAGCCGGAGTTATCTATGAATTGTAAGATCGCTCTCGATCAGTCAACATCAGTTGATACTAACCAGAGATAAGCATTGCTGTTTCCGTCTGTTATTGGATGGTCGCAGCATCTATTGCAGAGCTCGCATCAGCGATGCCTTCTGCCAGTGGTGGTATGTCGCGACTCGGTTCTGCTTTTTTCGGTAGGAGCCTCGCTAACCCCGATGATCAGTCTACCACTGGGCCTCGATTACTGCTGGAAAGTATGGCCGTGTTTGCGGATTCTTTGCTGGATTCTGGAATTGTCTTGCATGGATCCTAGGAGCTGCCTCCATGTCCGCCATCTTGGGCCAACAGACCGTCTCCATGTACACGCTCATGCATCCTGACTTCGTCCCTCACGCATGGCACACcttcatcagcttcatcatctgcacctgGATGTGCTGCTGCATTGTGCTATTCATGAACCGCTTCCTCCCTCACATCGGTAATCTTGGCATGTTCTTCATCCTTGCCGGTGTGCTCATCACTATCATCGTCTGTGCCGTGATGCCTCATGTCAACGGCCAAGCATATCTCGATGATAAGACGGTGTGGCGCACTTGGAATAACCAGACCGGCTGGTCAAGCAACGGCTTTGTCTTCGTTGCAGGAATGCTCAATGGTGCTTACAGTGTTGGCACTCCTGACTGCTCTAGCCACCTTGCGGAGGAAATCCCACGGTAGGTCAATTTCAGTGAGAGTGAGCGGCTAGTCGCTAACCCGGTGCTATAGGCCCAGCCGCAACATCCCTAAGGCCGTCCTTGCTCAGATGTCTGTCGGCTTCGTCACCGGTCTTCTCTATATGATCGCGGTCTTCTATTCCATCAATGACCTCGACTTGGTCATGAGCAATCCCTACGGTTTCCCTCTCGCCGAGATCTACCGCCAAGCCACGGGTACTCGGAGTGGCTCCCTTGGATTGCTGATCGTTGCCTTCCTGCCCACTGTCATCACATGTGCCGGTTGCTACATCACCGCTGGTCGTACCTTGTGGACCATTTCTCGTGATAAAGCGACCCCCTTCTCCGGCTGGCTGGGACGTATCAATACCCGGATGCACAACCCTTTCAACGCAACCCTGGTCTGTGGTGTGATTATTACCATCCTGGCTTGTATTTACGTCGGATCCACCACCGCTTTCAATGCCTTCGTCGGCTGTTTCGTGCAGCTGTCCTCTCTTTCCTACCTCGCCGCCATCCTTCCTCATGTCCTCACCCGCCGCTCTACCTTCCAACCTGGCTACTTCTGGATGGGACGCATCGGCTACGTCCTCAATATCCTTGCCTCCATCTACATCATTGCCTTTATTGTGATTTTCTGCTTCCCCTACTCCATGCCCACCAGCGCTGCTACGATGAACTACGCCAGTTTGATGACCGGTGGACTTACCCTTTTCGTGGCCATCTGGTGGTTCGTCCGTCGGGGCTCCTACGAAGGACCCAAGAACATTCCTCTGACCGATAAGGCCATCCTGGACGACGCGAAGTAATTGTGCGGTTTAAAAAGGTCAACGCTGGCATCGGGTATTTTGACATTGTTTCATGAACTCACAACGCGATGAATCCGCCTTGCTCTCTGTAGTGAATTGGCGATGTATGAGTGAAATGTTTGCTCATGATCTATATGTATTTTAGTTCCCATTCAAGAGAAGTTGGCGCAATTTCTAGGATCGCAATTATACATCTATCTTAATTGAAGTCTTCAACTCCTTTACCTTTAACTTTCGATAGGATGTACCTGCGAACCGGCGCTTGGAGAGTGACCTCAAGTCATGTACTGGTCGGTCAGCCCTATGCAGTAATGCCTAACGGCTGTAGGAGCGTATCGTTTTGCACGCGATTCCATATCCTGTTCAAGCAGGGATACGATTCGAGGGGACGAGCCTACTTGTTTCTTCAGTCCATGTACTCGTTTCGTATCTGCCCGTAGCCGGCCTTCTCCATAGACTGGCCTCCGTCATCGATCAGCGTCTTCCATGCGACCGTCGCGTTCTTGCCAATCACTAGTGTCGGGGATATACGTTCGATGCGACATACTCCAGCCTGTAGGACCATGGCATGTGTCCGTGATGACTGAGGCTGGGTGACACATGTGGCTTCCAGGTAGCACTTTTAGATATATATTCCCCAACCACAAACACTGTCACTACTCAACCATCCGTTGACCAGGACACTCCGAAGTAGCCATACAGATCAGGAAGCCATCAATAACGCTCTGATGGCGACAAGAACCAGTGACTGTCACCAGAGTCTATACAGGACAAGCTTCACTGACTAGGGCTGGCTTATGTATCCGAGGCAGACGTGGAATCAACGAGTCAAGGCTAGAGTTGGCTATCGTTAGACTTTGACTTTGAAGATGACAATGATCTGTTATAAGACATTGAGATTGACGTCAATTCATCATCCAGTGTAGGATGCTTGTAGACTACCGAGTACTATCTTCCTTGAAAAATCGAATGTTGCCCTGATTGATGGTGTGAGGGGGCTTGGCGCTGGGTCTCCGCACGTGCAGCACGCCCTCGACGCGTCGCTGGAGATTCGCGACGGATTGCACGCTTGTGCCTGCGAGAACGGCCTCGATAGCACAACAACCAACGACAGGAACGATGGAGCCGATATAACGCGATTGAGTCTGAGCTTTTCCTTAGTTATACTCTGTTTGATTTTTCTTGTAAAGAGCAGGGCCTCTCGAAGGCCTGAAATTTATTCTTTTTTCCTGTTTGTCGTGTGCTTCGTGGCCCCTTGAATTGCGCTGCAATGTATCTGCCTCGCCAACTCATATCGCACCTCTACCTACAACTCCTCCGATCACATCATCCGCTCTCTCCTCCCGTGCTGGTCCTCGTAGCACTCGAACCCGATGCCCTCTGCGCTTGTCGAATCCTCACCGCCCTCTTGAAACGCGACTATATCCCCCACAAGATCCAACCGGTAGCCGGATATGGCGATCTCGCACGCGCCGGcgaggagctggtcaagcCTATGCAGACGCACCATGGGGGCAGTGGAGGCGTGGTCGTATGTCTAGGCGTGGGGGGCTTGGTGGATCTCAACGAGATGCTCTGTCTGAGCAGCCCCGACGACGAGGTGGAGGATATGGGAGGGGTGGAGGTATGGGTCTTCGACTCGAGGCGACCCTGGAACCTGAGCAATGTCTTTGGCGGGGAGGCGGTAGCGGCGGCGTCGGCGGATGGAGGTGATGCCGCTTCGCGGCGGAACACCCGCGGTGTCGACAAGGGATGCATCACTCCGTCGTACAAATCGGGCGCGGGTGGTATTGTCGTCTACGATGACGGGgatatcgaggaggagatgagcGCGGAGAGGGAAGCATACTGCGCGCTGTTGGAGATGCCGGAGGtagacgaagatgaggaggatattGACGGATCtggcagcgaggatgacgaagagcATCCGTCCAGCTCGGGgtccaagaagaggaaatcgtGGTCGGGTCgcgaagacgaggatgaatcTGACGAGAACGACGGCCCCCCGCGTCAGCGGCGGAGAAGTAACTCAGTATGTTTGCGGTCTGCCCTCGTGTTTGCTGTTTGCTGTGATCTCTAACGTCTACGGGTAGGGGTCCTCCATTGCTTCATCTCCGAGTCGTCGGCCGCGGGACGAGCATAACTCCTCAAACTCTTCTCGCTCCGTGACACCGGGTTCAGATTCGCCGTCACCCGCGCTGCCGAGGCAGCCGTCTGCAAGATCAATGAGGCGGCGGCTGATTCGGCTCAAGAGGAAACATGAGAAAGTGTTACAGAAGTATTATTCCACCGGCACATCGTATTCCGAACCGATATCATCGCTTGTGTATTCTCTCGCATCCGAACTTGGTCGGGAAGATAACGACCTCCTGTGGTTGGCCATTGTCGGCGTCTCTAGCTTGGAACTCAGTGGTCGTACAATGTCCGGTGTTGGCATCTCCAATCCATCAGAGTCCGGAGGGTCTGCTGGCTGGGGTGGAGAGCGGGGAGAGCGCATTCGTCAAATACTACGAGACGAAGTCCATCGATTGAACCCGCCCGACCCGTACGAGCGAGACCGAGATATCAGAGGAGAGATCAACGGCGTGATCCCCACAACCGCCAAATCGCCAACAGATAAGTCTATTCGATTATCTCCAGAACCCCGTTTCATTCTAATCCGCCACTGGTCACTCTACGAAAGCATGCTACATAGTCCCTATCTGGCATCACGACTACATGTTTGGACCGAGAATGGTCGCAAGCGATTGCACAAGCTCCTTGCGAAGATGGGAATCAGCTTGAGCCAGTGCCATCAGAACTACACTCACATGGATATGGAACTGAAGCGAGTGCTGCGGCAACGGCTTCTCAAGTATGCACCTATGTACGGCCTGGAAGGACTCGTCCCGCCCGACGCATCTGGTCATGTCTCCTCCCGCGAGGGGTGGGGCTTCGTGCGCTGCTGGGGCTGGAAAGCCTGTCTTTCCGCAACGGACGTGGGCGTCATTATAGGCGCGATCCTCGAGGTTGGGCCAGAGGAAGCCCCCGGCGCGACCTGGGACACAAAGCGTCTGTCGCGCCCCAAGGGCACAAACGAGGGGAACGGCGCTGATGGCTCCACCGAGTCTGATTTGTCTAGCCTTCTGCCACGATTTTGGAGCGCATACGATGCTTTGTCGCTAACCTCAGAATCGCCCACCCTCCTCCTGAAAGCACTCCCGCTTGCTCAGCATCTTCACCGGGCTATTCTGCGTACGGGGACATCTCTACTATCGAAGCACCAAATTCGGCACCTGCGAGCATTTCGCATTGCTGTTGTTAAGGATGGCCCAGATGTCAAGCTTTTTACAAACCCTGGAGCTCTGACGAAACTGGCTCTCTGGATAGCTGAGGCGATCCGAGTCCAAGAGCGGGAGCGAGGCGACAGCGTAAAGATCGGAAAGAAGCGAGCGGCAGGGACTCCCTTGGTGCTGGCCGGCCTTGACGAAGACCGAGGCCTGTATGTCGTTGTCGGCACGGGTGGCGGCGGAGGTGTGATCGATTACGCGGCGATGCACAAGCGTCAAGAAGAACGCcggaagaaaaaggaagctaaggagaagaagcaaagagaGCGCGAGGAACGTCGAGCTCAGCGCGCAGCCGAGCGTGCTCAACGCGGaaacgatgacgacgatgaggccgaagagaccgaggaggaatcGGAGTCATCGTCGGATTCCGAGTCGGAGTCTGAGGACGAGCTTGACATGCGCGGCAACAAGCACCTTCTGCGGAACCGCTTCGGTATCGCCTTCCAGGAGGTGGTGCAGGAGACCAACACTCGAGTGCGTATCGACAGTTTTGAGCATTGTGTCGTAGAAGTCCAAAAGGAGGACCTGGGTGGCTTCCTCGAAGCTCTCAGCTTCCGCAGCGTCGTCGGTTAAAGTCCGAGTCTCGCTGCCGTCTGCCTTGCTCAAATGAAACTTGGCTGTTGTTGCCGTTGCTCAATATTTCCCTCAAAGCTAATCCTGAATTCCTAACGATGACTTAGGGATGtgttctctcttttccttgctgGTTGGCTCGCTGCGTGGGACGACGGTTTCGGTGGTTTGGGTGGAATCGGTGTTCATTTCAACGGGATAAAAAAAGGAATATGTGTTCATGACCAGTTGGAAATCTGTTTGTTTCCTCTCTTTTGTgcttttcctcctcgatACTACAAGCATTTTGCCATTCGCCTTGTCGATCACTACTCTTTTGACCATG
The DNA window shown above is from Aspergillus fumigatus Af293 chromosome 1, whole genome shotgun sequence and carries:
- a CDS encoding cell division control 45 family protein, with protein sequence MYLPRQLISHLYLQLLRSHHPLSPPVLVLVALEPDALCACRILTALLKRDYIPHKIQPVAGYGDLARAGEELVKPMQTHHGGSGGVVVCLGVGGLVDLNEMLCLSSPDDEVEDMGGVEVWVFDSRRPWNLSNVFGGEAVAAASADGGDAASRRNTRGVDKGCITPSYKSGAGGIVVYDDGDIEEEMSAEREAYCALLEMPEVDEDEEDIDGSGSEDDEEHPSSSGSKKRKSWSGREDEDESDENDGPPRQRRRSNSGSSIASSPSRRPRDEHNSSNSSRSVTPGSDSPSPALPRQPSARSMRRRLIRLKRKHEKVLQKYYSTGTSYSEPISSLVYSLASELGREDNDLLWLAIVGVSSLELSGRTMSGVGISNPSESGGSAGWGGERGERIRQILRDEVHRLNPPDPYERDRDIRGEINGVIPTTAKSPTDKSIRLSPEPRFILIRHWSLYESMLHSPYLASRLHVWTENGRKRLHKLLAKMGISLSQCHQNYTHMDMELKRVLRQRLLKYAPMYGLEGLVPPDASGHVSSREGWGFVRCWGWKACLSATDVGVIIGAILEVGPEEAPGATWDTKRLSRPKGTNEGNGADGSTESDLSSLLPRFWSAYDALSLTSESPTLLLKALPLAQHLHRAILRTGTSLLSKHQIRHLRAFRIAVVKDGPDVKLFTNPGALTKLALWIAEAIRVQERERGDSVKIGKKRAAGTPLVLAGLDEDRGLYVVVGTGGGGGVIDYAAMHKRQEERRKKKEAKEKKQREREERRAQRAAERAQRGNDDDDEAEETEEESESSSDSESESEDELDMRGNKHLLRNRFGIAFQEVVQETNTRVRIDSFEHCVVEVQKEDLGGFLEALSFRSVVG